The Nitrospira sp. genome contains a region encoding:
- the ispH gene encoding 4-hydroxy-3-methylbut-2-enyl diphosphate reductase → MKIYLANPRGFCAGVDRAIDIVDLSLKKYGAPIYVRHEIVHSRHVVNSLRQKGAVFVEELNEVPEGSVVIFSAHGVAKSVWEEANRRRLHVIDATCPLVIKVHNEVNRDYTQGYELILIGHAGHPEVIGTLGQIPDKFHLVSSVKDVEELLVENTINLSYVTQTTLSVDECRDIVSALHQRFPNIKGPHQEDICYATQNRQNAVKELSRLVDVILVIGSPNSSNSNRLRELGEQCGIPSYLIDSASDINPEWLQGAKAVGIAAGASAPEILVTEVVAFLRASGPSEVEELTVIEEDVEFLLPKELVQIESSKKSMASIAG, encoded by the coding sequence ATGAAAATCTATCTTGCCAATCCCCGTGGGTTTTGCGCCGGTGTCGATCGGGCGATCGATATCGTCGATCTTTCCCTCAAGAAGTACGGCGCACCTATTTATGTCCGGCATGAGATCGTTCATAGCCGCCATGTCGTGAATTCGCTCCGGCAAAAAGGCGCGGTCTTTGTGGAAGAGTTGAACGAAGTTCCGGAAGGGTCGGTCGTCATTTTCAGCGCGCATGGTGTTGCGAAGTCGGTGTGGGAGGAAGCGAATCGTCGGCGCCTGCATGTGATCGACGCGACCTGTCCGCTGGTGATCAAAGTGCATAACGAAGTGAACCGCGATTATACCCAGGGGTACGAACTGATTCTTATCGGTCACGCCGGTCACCCGGAAGTGATCGGGACGCTGGGCCAGATTCCCGACAAGTTTCATCTCGTGTCTTCGGTGAAAGATGTGGAAGAATTGCTGGTAGAAAACACCATCAACCTCTCGTATGTCACGCAGACCACGCTGAGCGTGGATGAGTGTCGGGACATCGTCAGCGCGCTCCATCAGCGGTTTCCGAACATCAAGGGCCCGCATCAGGAAGATATCTGCTATGCGACGCAAAACCGGCAGAATGCCGTGAAGGAATTGTCCCGTCTCGTGGATGTCATTCTCGTGATCGGGTCGCCGAACAGCTCCAACTCCAACCGCCTGCGGGAACTTGGAGAGCAGTGCGGCATTCCCTCGTATCTCATCGATTCAGCCAGCGACATCAACCCGGAATGGCTGCAAGGTGCCAAAGCAGTCGGAATTGCCGCCGGGGCTTCCGCTCCGGAAATCTTGGTCACGGAAGTGGTCGCATTCTTGAGAGCTTCGGGACCATCCGAAGTCGAGGAGCTCACCGTCATTGAAGAAGACGTGGAATTCCTGTTGCCGAAGGAACTTGTCCAAATAGAATCGTCCAAGAAATCGATGGCCAGCATTGCCGGGTAG
- the smc gene encoding chromosome segregation protein SMC: MYLKSLDMLGFKSFAEAKIEFPEGVTAIVGPNGSGKSNVVDAILWVMGEQSTKTLRSEKMEDVIFNGTELRKPLGMTEVSLVIGGLDQTAVKLDGGAGLPGQLTEFQELMITRRLYRNGESEYLINKTPCRLKDIRGLLLDTRAGSKGHTVIAQGQIDQILNASPQDRRELIEETAGIVRYKKQKAEALRKLEATQQNLLRVRDIVAEIKKQLNSLERQARQARTYQTLQGEARGIEVTLLTREFRALRQTLREVEDDVLNLDRQESEKAAEQARLTTDLERARLDAIATADLIGKTREELAGIEHQQAHALTAAEVERNRGQLLNQQQVEESAELEELVRSRDNLAGALQTVEASLHSVEEEMAIRDRALGELDQEMGRLLQQRAAAVAEEERGRKDVLQLAVLVANTEQGISQLTKRVEDLAGRGTRLVSERDELRRQREAAIDRHEAVRKEYGEADRLVAKLREDQRSVQEEAIQAAGMMQSLDQAILRRSEELAGVDSRLEALQGVVREEMGYGRQGAEQGPALKSCEGVRDAVAEWLVIPSGMERAVEAVLGERVRGWFVDEPSVGRRLIRFLQQEGLGRGSFIPQHPRWEGAGTHDWWPAIAEQPGIVGRAVDLIHTDAARTGARDSLFDRVVIVRSLDHAMQAWEQHAWHAPNGPILVTLDGEVVDASGIVTGGQVQGTPGLLERRREVIDLEVKRHALVDELDHSKQQRDEVFAQTQLLTQRDRQLGDSLRDAEMQDLSLRKDEEKLQHVLTDLDHRLNAVETEIQEGLGERERLEQESQSAQAQLGQWVAEKNGQETLLGRVRERLGLFDQNMREQQEHVTQAKLTAEGLRARREHEQQNRVRVAQQIQETEDRRRLLGEHLNSLKGSIERSRDEQARQEALCQELGVSASRVKAELVAAQEQQAQQTGASQALEASLEEVRRGVSAIRDARMTVEVRRAELRTHLGTVEGTLSGTYQLDPLALVDDAPASSESVIESDATGQEAAQRSDAELKEQLQKLRDRLDRMGPINLAAISEHQELEERHKFLSAQEQDLSNSIVSLKEIIQRIHRTTKEMFASTYDELQQKFSEVFVQFFPGGRAELQLVDEPAPENGEPPGSQEPGIEIVAQPPGKRLKSITMLSGGEKTLTAMALLFASFLIRPTPFCLLDEIDAPLDEENIGRFTGVLKELAQNAQFLVITHNKRTMSIADSLFGVTMEEPGVSKLVSVRLGDLQPA, translated from the coding sequence ATGTACTTGAAATCATTGGATATGTTGGGATTCAAGTCGTTCGCTGAGGCCAAGATCGAATTCCCCGAGGGTGTCACGGCGATTGTTGGCCCAAATGGGAGCGGAAAGAGCAACGTCGTGGATGCCATTCTGTGGGTGATGGGCGAGCAAAGCACCAAAACACTCAGAAGCGAAAAGATGGAAGACGTCATCTTTAATGGCACCGAACTCCGAAAGCCGTTGGGGATGACGGAAGTGTCGTTAGTCATCGGAGGCCTCGATCAGACGGCGGTGAAGTTGGATGGCGGCGCGGGGCTTCCCGGCCAACTGACTGAATTTCAAGAACTGATGATTACCCGCCGTTTGTACCGCAATGGCGAGAGCGAATATCTCATCAATAAGACTCCGTGCAGGCTCAAGGATATCCGCGGCTTGCTCCTCGATACCCGTGCGGGCAGCAAAGGACACACGGTTATTGCGCAAGGCCAAATCGATCAGATCCTGAATGCGTCTCCGCAAGATCGACGAGAGCTCATTGAGGAAACCGCCGGCATTGTCCGCTACAAGAAACAGAAGGCCGAGGCATTACGGAAGTTGGAAGCGACGCAGCAAAATCTCCTGCGAGTCCGAGACATCGTGGCTGAGATCAAGAAGCAACTCAATTCCCTCGAACGGCAGGCGCGCCAGGCGCGCACCTATCAGACATTGCAAGGAGAAGCGCGCGGGATTGAAGTGACGTTGTTGACCCGGGAATTCCGGGCATTGCGGCAGACGTTGCGGGAGGTGGAGGACGACGTCCTGAATTTGGACCGACAAGAATCCGAGAAAGCCGCCGAACAGGCTCGGCTCACGACGGATCTCGAACGGGCTCGCCTGGATGCCATTGCGACGGCTGACTTGATCGGAAAGACTCGAGAAGAACTGGCGGGAATCGAACATCAGCAGGCCCACGCGCTGACCGCGGCGGAGGTCGAGCGCAACCGAGGTCAGTTATTGAATCAGCAACAAGTTGAAGAGTCGGCCGAGCTGGAAGAGCTGGTCCGTTCACGGGACAATTTGGCCGGCGCGCTCCAGACTGTTGAGGCATCATTGCATTCCGTCGAAGAGGAAATGGCGATTCGAGATCGTGCCCTCGGTGAGCTTGATCAGGAGATGGGGCGCTTGCTCCAGCAACGGGCTGCCGCAGTCGCGGAAGAAGAGCGAGGGCGCAAGGACGTGTTGCAGCTGGCGGTCCTGGTCGCGAATACCGAGCAGGGCATCTCGCAGCTCACGAAACGAGTGGAAGACCTCGCGGGCCGTGGAACTCGATTGGTCTCGGAGCGAGACGAGCTTCGTAGGCAACGTGAAGCCGCGATCGATCGTCATGAGGCGGTGCGCAAGGAATACGGAGAAGCCGACCGCCTCGTGGCGAAACTGCGGGAGGACCAACGCTCCGTGCAAGAGGAGGCCATTCAAGCTGCCGGGATGATGCAGTCGCTGGATCAGGCGATTTTACGACGCTCAGAGGAATTGGCGGGCGTGGATTCACGCTTGGAGGCCCTGCAAGGCGTGGTGCGCGAGGAGATGGGCTATGGCCGGCAAGGGGCTGAACAGGGCCCCGCCTTGAAATCGTGCGAAGGGGTGCGGGATGCAGTCGCCGAATGGCTGGTCATCCCATCAGGGATGGAGCGCGCGGTCGAGGCGGTGCTAGGGGAGCGCGTTCGAGGGTGGTTTGTGGATGAACCGTCCGTGGGACGGCGGTTGATCCGTTTCCTCCAGCAGGAGGGACTGGGGCGAGGCAGCTTTATTCCGCAGCACCCTCGATGGGAAGGGGCAGGGACCCATGATTGGTGGCCGGCAATAGCCGAACAGCCCGGCATCGTCGGGCGCGCCGTGGATCTGATCCACACCGACGCCGCTCGAACGGGGGCACGGGACTCGTTGTTCGATCGCGTCGTGATTGTTCGGTCGTTGGACCATGCGATGCAGGCATGGGAGCAACATGCGTGGCACGCTCCGAATGGTCCGATCCTGGTGACGCTGGACGGTGAAGTGGTGGATGCATCCGGTATCGTGACCGGAGGTCAGGTCCAAGGAACCCCGGGTCTCCTCGAGCGTCGGCGAGAAGTGATCGATCTGGAAGTCAAGCGGCACGCGCTTGTGGACGAGCTCGATCACAGTAAGCAGCAGCGAGACGAGGTGTTCGCTCAGACCCAGCTCCTGACCCAGCGAGACCGCCAGCTAGGGGATTCGCTTCGTGATGCCGAAATGCAAGATCTCTCGCTCCGTAAAGACGAAGAGAAGCTTCAACATGTGCTGACGGATCTTGACCATCGACTGAATGCGGTGGAGACGGAGATTCAAGAAGGTCTCGGTGAGCGAGAGCGGCTGGAGCAAGAATCGCAATCAGCCCAGGCTCAATTGGGGCAATGGGTCGCTGAAAAAAACGGTCAGGAAACGTTGTTGGGGCGTGTGCGTGAGCGACTGGGTTTGTTTGATCAGAATATGAGAGAACAGCAAGAACATGTAACGCAAGCGAAGCTGACGGCAGAGGGTTTGCGCGCAAGACGGGAACACGAGCAACAGAATCGGGTTCGAGTGGCGCAACAAATTCAAGAGACGGAGGATCGGCGCCGTTTGCTGGGGGAACATCTGAATAGTCTGAAGGGTTCAATCGAGCGGAGCCGGGATGAGCAAGCCCGTCAGGAGGCGCTCTGCCAAGAACTTGGCGTGTCGGCAAGTCGGGTGAAAGCGGAGTTGGTCGCTGCTCAGGAGCAACAAGCGCAGCAAACGGGGGCCAGCCAGGCTTTGGAAGCGAGTCTGGAAGAAGTGCGCCGAGGAGTCTCCGCGATTCGCGATGCACGGATGACGGTGGAAGTGCGCCGTGCGGAACTTCGCACGCACTTGGGCACAGTCGAAGGAACCTTATCGGGAACGTATCAGCTCGATCCGCTCGCGCTGGTCGACGATGCGCCGGCATCGAGTGAATCGGTCATAGAGAGCGATGCCACCGGTCAGGAGGCGGCCCAACGTTCCGATGCCGAGTTGAAAGAGCAGTTGCAGAAGCTTCGTGATCGGCTCGATCGCATGGGGCCGATCAATCTGGCGGCCATCAGCGAGCACCAAGAGCTGGAGGAGCGCCACAAATTTTTGTCTGCGCAGGAGCAAGACCTGTCGAATTCGATTGTGTCGCTCAAGGAGATCATTCAGCGGATTCACCGAACGACGAAAGAAATGTTTGCGTCCACGTACGACGAACTCCAGCAGAAGTTTTCCGAGGTATTCGTCCAATTCTTCCCCGGCGGCCGGGCCGAGCTGCAGTTGGTCGACGAACCGGCGCCGGAAAACGGCGAGCCTCCCGGCAGCCAAGAGCCGGGTATCGAAATTGTTGCACAACCGCCTGGGAAGCGGTTGAAAAGCATCACCATGCTGTCGGGCGGGGAAAAGACGCTGACCGCAATGGCGCTCTTGTTTGCGAGCTTTCTCATCAGGCCGACGCCGTTCTGTCTGTTGGACGAAATCGACGCTCCGCTGGACGAGGAAAACATCGGGCGCTTTACAGGTGTCTTGAAGGAGTTGGCGCAGAATGCCCAGTTTCTCGTCATTACACACAACAAGCGGACGATGAGCATCGCCGATTCTCTCTTCGGCGTCACGATGGAAGAACCGGGCGTTTCCAAGCTGGTTTCCGTCAGGCTTGGTGACCTGCAGCCGGCCTGA